From one Balaenoptera acutorostrata chromosome 6, mBalAcu1.1, whole genome shotgun sequence genomic stretch:
- the RMI1 gene encoding recQ-mediated genome instability protein 1 has product MSIASIALRVETWLLATWHVKVPLMWLEACINWIQEENDNVNLSQAQMNKQVFEQWLLTDLRDLEHRLLPDGILEVPKGELNGFFALQINSLVDVSQPAYAQIQKLRGKNTTNDLITAETQVTPKPWEAKPSRMLMLQLTDGIVQIQGMEYQSIPALHSDLPPGTKILIYGNISFRLGVLLLKPENVKVLGGEVDALLEEYAQEKVLARLIGEPDPIVPVIPNNSNQSIPRITDVLQPALGPSDEELLASLDENDELAANNNTSLERSCFSTGSSSNTSNTIRQSDFEPGLVISPRPKEKPRNQSMLFTDEELDDFSLEEALLLEEAVQKEQTETKELQPLTLNRTTDESIERFSRRSNTLNNFSLICKNGNNNWSEKNLSEQITNEDKSFSCPSARDQNSSIVSVNHNVPVPHNFTNKDKNSETYNKIKQTSSSEGHSLNNKILNGELVNYVPRSCSHISNKNEQHLQTCSSRSSENSTNLSISMDLYSPPFIYLSLLMASKPKEVTTVKVKAFIVTLTGNLSSSGGIWSITAKISDGTAYLDVDFVDEILTGLIGFSVLQMKQLKKDPCKYQKFLEGLQKCQRDLIDLCCLMTISFNPSLSKATVLAIQDVNVEHLENLKRRVKK; this is encoded by the coding sequence atgagTATAGCTAGTATTGCATTAAGAGTTGAAACCTGGCTTTTAGCTACATGGCATGTTAAAGTGCCTTTAATGTGGCTGGAAGCTTGTATTAACTGGatccaagaagaaaatgataatGTTAATTTGAGTCAggcacaaatgaataaacaagtgtTTGAGCAATGGCTCCTTACTGATCTGAGAGATTTGGAGCATCGTCTTTTACCTGATGGCATTTTAGAAGTTCCAAAAGGAGAACTGAATGGATTTTTTGCTCTGCAGATTAATTCATTGGTTGATGTAAGTCAACCTGCGTATGCCCAGATACAAAAGTTGAGAGGAAAGAATACAACCAATGACCTAATTACAGCTGAAACACAAGTAACCCCAAAACCTTGGGAAGCAAAGCCTTCACGAATGTTGATGCTACAGCTAACTGATGGAATTGTACAAATACAGGGGATGGAATATCAGTCTATTCCAGCTCTTCATAGTGATCTTCCTCCAGGTACAAAAATTTTGATTTATGGAAACATTTCTTTCCGTCTTGGTGTTCTCTTATTGAAACCAGAAAATGTGAAGGTGTTGGGAGGAGAAGTAGATGCTCTTTTAGAGGAATATGCCCAAGAAAAAGTTCTTGCAAGATTAATTGGGGAACCTGATCCTATAGTTCCAGTCATACCAAATAATTCTAACCAAAGCATCCCCAGAATTACAGATGTTCTACAGCCTGCGTTAGGACCTTCTGATGAAGAACTCTTGGCAAGTCTTGATGAAAACGATGAGCTTGCAGCAAATAATAACACCTCTTTGGAAAGAAGTTGTTTCAGCACAGGTAGTTCTTCAAATACTTCAAATACCATCAGACAGTCAGATTTTGAACCAGGACTTGTTATTTCTCCAAGACCAAAGGAGAAACCACGAAACCAGTCTATgctttttactgatgaggaattAGATGACTTTTCATTGGAGGAGGCCTTGCTTTTAGAAGAAGCTGTCcagaaagaacaaacagagaccAAAGAATTACAGCCACTGACTTTGAACAGAACTACAGATGAAAGTATAGAGAGATTTTCACGTAGATCTAATActctgaataatttttctttgatttgcaaaaatggaaataataattggAGTGAAAAAAATTTATCTGAGCAAATAACTAATGAAGACAAATCTTTTAGTTGTCCATCTGCTAGAGACCAAAACAGTAGTATTGTTTCAGTTAATCATAATGTACCCGTACCCcataattttacaaataaagataagaactcagagacatataataaaataaaacaaaccagcaGTTCAGAGGGACATtccttaaataataaaatattaaatggagaGCTGGTCAATTATGTACCAAGAAGTTGTTCAcacatttctaataaaaatgaGCAACACTTACAGACTTGTTCTTCAAGATCATCAGAGAATAGCACTAATCTTTCTATCAGCATGGATTTATATTCTCCACCTTTTATCTATTTGTCTCTTCTAATGGCCAGCAAACCAAAGGAAGTTACAACAGTGAAAGTCAAAGCATTTATTGTAACCTTAACTGGAAATCTCTCAAGTTCTGGTGGCATTTGGAGTATAACAGCAAAAATTTCTGATGGTACTGCATATCTAGATGTAGACTTTGTAGATGAAATACTTACTGGTCTGATAGGGTTTTCAGTGCTACAAATGAAACAGTTAAAAAAGGATCCTTGTAAATACCAAAAGTTCCTGGAAGGTTTGCAGAAATGTCAGAGAGATCTAATAGATTTGTGCTGTCTAATGACTATTTCATTCAATCCCTCCTTGTCTAAGGCAACGGTACTGGCAATACAAGATGTTAATGTGGAACACCTTGAGAACCTAAAGAGGCGAGTAAAGAAATAA